AGTTCCAAGCATGACGGAGAGAAGAAGTTAAGAGTGAGCATTGCATAATACGATAGAAAGAAACAAGAATGTCAGTAAGTTTTCACTTGTCCCCATTTTCTGGACAATGGACAGGCACCTACACTTTGTAACTTATCATTTTAAGCATCCAACCCCCAATGAGCTTCTCTTATATATTTGCTTGTGATACCTTCTTGAGGGCATAATTTCTGCCACTAAACTACACCATCTGATGATATTTTACGTATTATTATGGCCCACACAGAAACTGTACTGTTGAAACAGTGCACACATTCAGGAGAAATGAGAAAACTTCTATCAAAACCTTACTTTAAGAAAACCCCACGTTTCAAAGTCCGATCGGCTTCTTTCTCAAGGATGAGAAGGCCTGAGAGGTGCATCGCTTATATAGGTTGCTTGCCGTGCATGAGAGGCTCGCCGTGACCTTTTGCAAGCCTTGGCTGTAGGGAGCGTGGTTGATGCAGACAGCGGGAAACATCAACTGCTCCATGGGGTCATTGCCCTCCCTCTAATGCCAGGGCTTGCAACAAGTCACAGCGAGCCTCTTACACATTGCAATCAGTCGTAATAAGCACCACACATCTTGGGCCTTCTCACCTCTGAGCAAGAAGCCTAGCCGGCTTCGAAATGTCGGgtttttctttatatgttttggttggagttttctcattccttcagtttctattcCAACTAGGCTGACTTCAGCCAAATGTTCACCTTTGTGCACGCATTCATCTTTCATTGTATTCTTTGACTGCAGGAGCTGATCAGCGGGACATGAACGGTCATGGTGAAGTTTGTCAGACCCACCATCAAGCGTCGCTACGTCTTTGCCGCGCTCTTCGTCTATGGCGTGGTCTATATGCTGGCCCAGCTGCTATCACCTCGCGAAGTTGACGGCGACGCCAGGCGCAAGACCCATGTTTCCTCCGCTGCCCCGAACGTCACTTCCAGAACGTCAAGGCCTGCGGTGCCTGCGCCAGCGCGGGTGCACTTACCTGAACAACGAGTTCGCGGGGTGTCGCCTGATGAAGTCAAGCACTACGCACCGGGAAAGACCTTCAAGTGCCTACACAGTTCGGGTGTAATTAGTTATGACCAAGTCAACGATGATTACTGTGACTGCAAGGATGGCTCGGACGAACCGGGCACGAGTGCTTGCCTTAACGGAAGGTGAGAAAGACTTAGGCAGGCATCGAAGCGGGGTGTTTCTTGTTGCTGCACTGAGGATGTGAAGTAATCATATGCTCTGTGTCTGTTCAGCTGTGGAAGGGTTCTAAGTTCACTGATTACTATGTGCTGCTTGGGCTTAGTGGCTATTTGTTGTAGTGCTAAGAATGAAGACATGGGTTTACTTGCTGTCTTTGCCAGTTGAATTTCAGGGGGGTCAAATTACTGAAAAATTACCAATGACCATAATAATCCGTGCTACTAAATTTGAGTGCAGAAGTTCTTGCCTTTATTTCGGAATATATTCAGGCTTCCAGGTCTTAGCAGTGATGGTTCCAAGCTTGTGCTCTGGTAGCATACGCTTCTTGACTGTGACATTACTGGTGCTGTGCCTTTGCTGGGCAGCTCGTTTAGCAGCTCCAGAAGATTAAACACTTCTATTGGTTGCGTTGCTGATTGATAAGAAAGAACAGGCATAAACCTGTAAGTACAGTCGCAATGTACTCACTATTCTATAACTTACCATTTTGTGAAGCAGCAAATTACCCACTATACTTCTGTAAGGAGATATGCATACCTACATAGCTGTACACATTGTTgatgtggctgatgatgatgttgaagTGTGATGATGCTTGGCCGAAGAgtgccgtgaaaaaaaaaaaaaaaaagatgaaagagTGGCAATGATTTGTGATTTAAGTATGGCTTAGCCCTGTCCTGTGCATAGGTGTCTGCAATGTTCTCTACTAGGGGGCTAGAGTTTCATCAAAGTTAGCATACAAGCAATGTCCTGACTTAACTTTAATTGTATTGCTAAAGGCACCATTATTTGCTTTCTGCGGCAGCAATTCTTAAATTTCTGTTGTTTCAGCTGTATGTGACATTCATTGCCTCAGAGGTTAATACACTTTGCTGTTATGCTCACTAGTGAAGGTAGACAGTGACAAAAACATGACCACACTTGGTTGTTGATTCTGTAAATGTGACAACGTGATGGCAACACAATAATGATGATGGTATGACAGGAATTGCATAATAGAGCTAAAGTGATGACAGCAAAATTACAATGCAGTGttgaaagagaaatgatgtcAATTGAATGTTGAAGGTGGTGTGATGAAAGTATAACAGTGAGTGCATGATTACACTGGGGCAATTGATTGAATGGTTGAATAACACCATTGTTACTATGTTGGAACCATGTCGATAGATCAACAACAGGCCTACTATAATACAATGAAAATGATAGCACGACGATGTTGAGAGTATGATTACAGTATAACAACTACAGGATTACAATAATGTCATAGGAGTATAATGACAACATCGTTACAAAAATTTTGCAGGAAGTGCTTAGCAAAGATTGTGTAACGCAGCATCGATGATGACTGCACGGCCATGAATGAATGACGACAGCTTGAACACAGTTGCATAAGTTTTATTTTAAATTGTAGAGCAATGTAATGAGGCTAGGTATGTAGATACAAGATGGCTAAAACAGGCTATT
The nucleotide sequence above comes from Rhipicephalus microplus isolate Deutch F79 chromosome 2, USDA_Rmic, whole genome shotgun sequence. Encoded proteins:
- the LOC119170718 gene encoding uncharacterized protein LOC119170718, with translation MVKFVRPTIKRRYVFAALFVYGVVYMLAQLLSPREVDGDARRKTHVSSAAPNVTSRTSRPAVPAPARVHLPEQRVRGVSPDEVKHYAPGKTFKCLHSSGVISYDQVNDDYCDCKDGSDEPGTSACLNGRFYCKRHSAHSPKYVLSMRVNDGICDCCDGSDEWNGAILPSSLLLSDEQQSRAGVFQAPCKLRC